CTCCTTTTCCATCTCAGCGATGTATGCGGCAGCTGAGCCGATCACGCTCTTCGGCTTGTTGCCGCCGCTGAGTTGAGCCTTGACCACTCCCCGGATGTATGGAAAGAGCATCAGCTCCTCTTTTTTCAGGTGCGCCGACAGGTCCCCCGCCGACTGCAGAAAGAGCCGTTCCACCTCCATCAGATCGGGATGGTTCATTCCATGTACCTCCACAATCTTGCGCAGGAAGGGGGTAATCTCGCTGATCTTTTGCGTCACGTAGCGATGGTGCGTCTTCTCGATGTAATCGGCCAGCAGGTCATGCGGGAAGGTGTTGAAGTCGATGCCGCCGTTATTTTTCTCTGCCATGGCCTCCTTCAGTTCCCGGATCAGTTGATCCGGACCACTCTCCTTCTTGCCGGCAGCCCTTTCGATGGTGCGGTTGCCGTTGCAGCAGAAGTCGATGCCATGCTTCTTGAACACCGCGGCAGCCTTGTAGTTCTCCGCCACAATTTGTCCGATATTGCTGTTTTTGTTGATTTCCATAAGCTTGCTATTTGTGGGAGGTGTTACCCGGGAACCGTTGCTGGCTCCCGGGAACGTTCTCCTCCCGGTGAATGTTATTTTTTCAGGAGGGTGAGCCGGTAGACAAACCAGAAGAGGGTCAGTGTACCCACCGCGAAGATGGTGTCACCGATGGTGCGTAGCCACTTGAAGGTGTTGACCAACGGCTCCTGCATGAACTCGGCTGAGCGGGCGTACCACATCCCCTCCTTCACGCTGGCCACAGTCTGCATCAGTCCCACCGGCAGCAGGCTCAGCAACACCATCAGCAACAGTCCGATGTTGAGCGACCAGAAGGTGAAGCTGATCAGCTTGTTGTTCCACTGCTGCTTGCGATACATGCTGTGCAGCACGAAGAGGATCAGACCGATACCCAGCATGCCGTAGACTCCGAAGAGGGCGGCGTGTCCATGCACCGGTGTGGTG
This genomic window from Dysgonomonadaceae bacterium zrk40 contains:
- the ric gene encoding iron-sulfur cluster repair di-iron protein, whose product is MEINKNSNIGQIVAENYKAAAVFKKHGIDFCCNGNRTIERAAGKKESGPDQLIRELKEAMAEKNNGGIDFNTFPHDLLADYIEKTHHRYVTQKISEITPFLRKIVEVHGMNHPDLMEVERLFLQSAGDLSAHLKKEELMLFPYIRGVVKAQLSGGNKPKSVIGSAAAYIAEMEKEHDAEGERFRTISALTDHYTPPEDACSTYRVTFSMLEEFEEDLHRHIHLENNILFPKAVILEEQLPH